One window of the Longimicrobium sp. genome contains the following:
- a CDS encoding vanadium-dependent haloperoxidase — protein sequence MARAHTLTDDFRDGVIDTAKWSTFGGALVAERSGTIQVRPKVANDYAGITSIDAYDLRDSEVKVRLRRTLRQTNGTDNYLDVAVDSDNRVTMGIDSGLLYIVLTVAAGKTTLTGLGVPYDPDAHRWLRFREKGGTLFCETSGDDETWTVQASLPDPFDLSAMILEIGAGIWDPVASPGVAVFDSFNLRQQPARTVDERRLGALGTREKAARLAASKPHPEHLNNDDEVSYLATPFAGNFSKGLKHDSVGDPDPATYAILLRALESREPDDFEEIVLGGAKKLTNPQSGLSFDVIGPDAQAVTMPPAPRFDSVVAAHEEGELYWMAVARDVPFINYGSNAIITAAVNSLNSEFPRFGGTTPVTAQNVFRGVYPGEQVGPYVSQFLWKGNADPRKPDGAGRDADEGYITYGIQFIDQRLQAVAQNVDYLTDVTGWLAVQNGADRRGQDQFETTRRFIRSLRDGTNFVHFDQVVNAWWNAAFILLSEPTGNQLTGVGAGRPQVDMEFPFDQGNAYDRPGTAMDSKTQVGFGTFGPLHLLELLIEVSTRAARAVWFQKWFVHRRLRPEEYGGRVDNQIAGRRSYGGAIDASLITSLQTGGLSAYYGAGKKFTTRLLPQAYPEGAPTHPAYGAGHATISGACATILKAFFDEGAAIENPVQAAADGLSLVAYTGPGAAQMTVGGEINKLAGNIALFRNAAGVHWRSDYTFSLLLGEEVAIRMLQELSLTYNEDYAFFQLTRFDGTTVVIRKGRVDLFPPEE from the coding sequence ATGGCAAGAGCACACACCCTGACCGACGACTTCCGGGACGGGGTCATCGACACCGCCAAGTGGTCCACCTTCGGCGGCGCGCTGGTGGCCGAGCGGAGCGGAACCATCCAGGTGCGCCCGAAGGTGGCCAACGACTACGCGGGCATCACCTCCATCGACGCGTACGACCTCCGCGATTCGGAGGTGAAGGTGCGGCTGCGGCGTACGCTGCGGCAGACGAATGGCACCGACAACTACCTCGACGTGGCCGTGGACTCGGACAACCGCGTGACCATGGGCATCGACTCGGGGCTGCTGTACATCGTCCTCACCGTGGCCGCGGGGAAGACGACGCTCACCGGGCTGGGCGTGCCGTACGACCCCGACGCCCACCGGTGGCTGCGCTTCCGCGAGAAGGGCGGCACGCTCTTCTGCGAGACCTCGGGCGACGACGAGACGTGGACGGTGCAGGCCAGCCTTCCCGACCCGTTCGACCTCTCGGCCATGATCCTGGAGATCGGCGCGGGGATCTGGGACCCGGTGGCCTCGCCCGGCGTGGCCGTCTTCGACTCGTTCAACCTTCGCCAGCAGCCCGCGCGCACCGTGGACGAGCGGCGCCTGGGCGCGCTGGGCACGCGCGAGAAGGCGGCGCGGCTGGCGGCGTCGAAGCCGCACCCCGAGCACCTGAACAACGACGACGAGGTGAGCTACCTCGCCACGCCCTTTGCGGGGAACTTCTCCAAGGGGCTGAAGCACGACTCGGTGGGCGATCCGGACCCGGCGACGTACGCCATCCTCCTGCGCGCGCTGGAGAGCCGCGAGCCCGACGACTTCGAGGAGATCGTCCTCGGCGGGGCCAAGAAGCTCACCAACCCGCAGTCGGGGCTGAGCTTCGACGTGATCGGGCCCGACGCGCAGGCGGTGACCATGCCGCCGGCGCCGCGCTTCGACAGCGTCGTCGCCGCGCACGAGGAGGGCGAGCTGTACTGGATGGCCGTCGCGCGCGACGTGCCGTTCATCAACTACGGCAGCAACGCCATCATCACCGCCGCCGTGAATTCGCTGAACTCCGAGTTCCCGCGCTTCGGCGGCACCACGCCGGTGACCGCGCAGAACGTCTTCCGCGGCGTCTACCCCGGCGAGCAGGTGGGGCCGTACGTCAGCCAGTTCCTGTGGAAGGGGAACGCCGACCCGCGCAAGCCCGACGGCGCCGGGCGCGACGCCGACGAGGGGTACATCACCTACGGCATCCAGTTCATCGACCAGCGGCTGCAGGCGGTGGCGCAGAACGTGGACTACCTGACCGACGTCACCGGCTGGCTGGCGGTGCAGAACGGCGCCGACCGCCGCGGGCAGGACCAGTTCGAGACCACGCGCCGCTTCATCCGAAGCCTGCGCGACGGCACCAACTTTGTGCACTTCGACCAGGTGGTGAACGCCTGGTGGAACGCCGCGTTCATCCTCCTTTCCGAGCCCACCGGGAACCAGCTCACCGGCGTGGGCGCCGGGCGGCCGCAGGTGGACATGGAGTTCCCGTTCGACCAGGGGAACGCCTACGACCGGCCGGGGACGGCGATGGACAGCAAGACGCAGGTCGGCTTCGGCACCTTCGGCCCCCTGCACCTGCTGGAGCTGCTGATCGAGGTCTCCACCCGCGCCGCGCGCGCCGTCTGGTTCCAGAAGTGGTTCGTCCACCGCCGCCTGCGCCCCGAGGAGTACGGCGGGCGGGTGGACAACCAGATCGCCGGGCGGCGCAGCTACGGCGGGGCGATCGACGCCAGCCTCATCACCTCGCTGCAGACCGGCGGGCTGTCGGCCTACTACGGGGCGGGGAAGAAGTTCACCACGCGCCTCCTCCCGCAGGCGTACCCCGAGGGCGCGCCCACGCACCCCGCGTACGGCGCGGGGCACGCGACGATCTCGGGCGCCTGCGCGACCATCCTGAAGGCGTTCTTCGACGAGGGCGCGGCCATCGAGAACCCGGTGCAGGCCGCGGCCGACGGGCTGTCGCTGGTCGCCTACACCGGCCCCGGCGCGGCGCAGATGACGGTGGGCGGCGAGATCAACAAGCTGGCCGGCAACATCGCGCTCTTCCGCAACGCGGCCGGCGTGCACTGGCGCAGCGACTACACCTTCTCGCTCCTGCTGGGCGAGGAGGTGGCCATCCGCATGCTGCAGGAGCTCTCGCTGACGTACAACGAGGACTACGCCTTCTTCCAGCTCACGCGCTTCGACGGCACCACCGTCGTTATCCGCAAGGGCAGGGTCGACCTCTTCCCGCCTGAGGAGTAA
- a CDS encoding vanadium-dependent haloperoxidase, with amino-acid sequence MPKAVTLVDNFGDNTTDTTKWNSFGPVQEVNQRLEIRPPSSGSNVYGGYVSAGSYDLTGSQIVVELVRALRSNLDGAETYLHVKNSAGDHLFFKVQDALFYCTKLAASATSSTHLAEAPYDPARHRWMRIREQLGTLFFEYSADGCEWELFVAIPTPWSLTSVVIELAAGTFTPGASPGVAIFDNVNTPETSRARRVEERRLSARDVRVEAAELMAERRHDEHHNNNDEVNYPQAPLVGSFSKSLKHDAVGDPDPASYATLLRALESRDPADFEEIQLASPTALKLTNPQTGLTFDLEGPDAQEITQPPAPRFDSRVAANEAGELYWMAVARDIPFISYASDSTINTALNSLSGEFPEFGGTTPVTTQNIFRGIYPGEQVGPYVSQFLLKGNVDPRKLPGLGRDASDGYVSYGAKIIDQRVVPQKPGVDYLTVFSDWLAVQNGTDKRGNDQFGATRVFIHTLRDGATLVHFDQVLNAYYDTAWILMTEPTGNQLTAAAATGRPQIDLEFPKDQGNPYDPPGTAMDSRTQVGFNTFGPTHLLQVLGEVLGRALRAVWYQKWFVHRRLRPEEYGGRVDNHITGRRTYLTSSSTPLIHPSILNSLQTGLLAPYYGGQAGDKFPSYLLPQAYPEGAPTHPAYGAGHATGSGAMATILKAFFDESTPIENPVQADATGTSLVPYTGADATQMTVGGELNKLAGNIALFRNAAGVHWRTDYSESLVLGEAIAIGLLQEQSLGFNEDDAYFQLTKFDGTTIRIFDGKVVPVT; translated from the coding sequence ATGCCGAAAGCCGTGACCCTCGTCGACAACTTCGGCGACAACACGACCGACACCACGAAGTGGAACAGCTTCGGACCGGTCCAGGAGGTGAACCAGCGGCTGGAGATCCGGCCGCCCAGCAGCGGCAGCAACGTGTACGGCGGCTACGTCTCCGCCGGCAGCTACGACCTCACCGGCTCGCAGATCGTAGTGGAGCTGGTGCGGGCGCTGCGCAGCAACCTCGACGGCGCGGAAACCTATCTGCACGTGAAGAACAGCGCGGGGGACCACCTGTTCTTCAAGGTGCAGGACGCACTCTTCTACTGCACGAAGCTGGCGGCGTCCGCCACCTCGTCCACGCACCTGGCCGAGGCGCCGTACGACCCGGCGCGCCACCGCTGGATGCGCATCCGCGAGCAGCTGGGCACGCTGTTCTTCGAGTACTCGGCCGACGGGTGCGAGTGGGAGCTGTTCGTCGCCATTCCCACCCCGTGGAGCCTGACCTCGGTGGTCATCGAGCTGGCCGCCGGCACCTTCACCCCGGGCGCGTCGCCGGGCGTGGCCATCTTCGACAACGTGAACACGCCCGAGACCTCGCGGGCGCGGCGCGTGGAGGAGCGGCGCCTGTCCGCGCGCGACGTGCGCGTCGAGGCCGCCGAGCTGATGGCCGAGCGGCGCCACGACGAGCACCACAACAACAACGACGAGGTGAACTACCCGCAGGCGCCGCTGGTGGGGAGCTTCTCCAAGAGCCTGAAGCACGACGCGGTGGGCGACCCGGACCCGGCGAGCTACGCCACGCTGCTGCGCGCGCTGGAGAGCCGCGACCCGGCGGACTTCGAGGAGATCCAGCTGGCGTCGCCCACCGCGCTGAAGCTCACCAACCCGCAGACCGGGCTCACCTTCGACCTGGAGGGGCCCGACGCGCAGGAGATCACCCAGCCGCCGGCGCCGCGCTTCGACAGCCGCGTCGCCGCGAACGAGGCGGGCGAGCTGTACTGGATGGCGGTGGCGCGCGACATCCCCTTCATCAGCTACGCCTCCGACAGCACCATCAACACCGCGCTCAACTCGCTGAGCGGCGAGTTCCCGGAGTTCGGCGGCACCACGCCGGTGACGACGCAGAACATCTTCCGCGGCATCTACCCGGGCGAGCAGGTGGGGCCGTACGTGAGCCAGTTCCTGCTGAAGGGGAACGTGGACCCGCGCAAGCTGCCGGGCCTGGGCCGCGATGCCAGCGACGGATACGTGTCGTACGGCGCCAAGATCATCGACCAGCGCGTGGTGCCGCAGAAGCCCGGGGTGGACTACCTGACCGTCTTCAGCGACTGGCTGGCCGTGCAGAACGGCACCGACAAGCGCGGCAACGACCAGTTCGGCGCCACGCGCGTGTTCATCCACACGCTGCGCGACGGCGCCACGCTGGTGCACTTCGACCAGGTGCTGAACGCGTACTACGACACCGCCTGGATCCTGATGACGGAGCCGACGGGGAACCAGCTCACGGCCGCGGCCGCCACCGGGCGGCCGCAGATCGACCTGGAGTTCCCCAAGGACCAGGGGAACCCGTACGACCCGCCGGGCACGGCGATGGACAGCCGGACGCAGGTGGGCTTCAACACCTTCGGCCCCACGCACCTGCTGCAGGTGCTGGGCGAGGTGCTGGGCCGCGCGCTGCGGGCGGTGTGGTACCAGAAGTGGTTCGTGCACCGCCGCCTGCGCCCCGAGGAGTACGGCGGGCGCGTGGACAACCACATCACCGGCCGGCGCACGTACCTCACCAGCAGCAGCACGCCGCTGATCCACCCCAGCATCCTGAACTCGCTGCAGACGGGGCTGCTGGCGCCGTACTACGGCGGGCAGGCGGGCGACAAGTTCCCGAGCTACCTGCTGCCGCAGGCATACCCCGAGGGCGCGCCCACGCACCCGGCGTACGGCGCGGGGCACGCCACGGGCTCGGGGGCGATGGCCACGATCCTGAAGGCGTTCTTCGACGAGAGCACGCCCATCGAGAACCCGGTGCAGGCCGATGCGACCGGCACGTCGCTGGTGCCCTACACCGGCGCCGACGCCACCCAGATGACCGTGGGCGGCGAGCTGAACAAGCTGGCCGGCAACATCGCGCTCTTCCGCAACGCGGCGGGCGTGCACTGGCGTACCGACTACTCCGAGTCGCTGGTGCTGGGCGAGGCCATCGCCATCGGCCTGCTGCAGGAGCAGAGCCTGGGCTTCAACGAGGACGACGCATACTTCCAGCTCACCAAGTTCGACGGGACCACGATCCGCATCTTCGACGGGAAGGTAGTCCCCGTCACGTGA